TGGCACTGCGTCTGCTTCTCGTCCCCGAGGAGCGGTACGAGCCGCTGGCCGAAGCGCTGGTCACCAGCACCAGCGCGGTGCACCGATCGGTGGCACGTCTGCAGCTCTCCGGGCTGTGCAAGGCCTCCAGTCGTACCGTGACGCGTCCGTCGTTCCTGGAATTCCTGGTAAGTGGCGTACGGTTCGCATTTCCTGCCGTGCACGGTCCCGAACGCACAGGATTGGCGACGGCGTGGACGCACGAGGACGTTGCCCCCTTGTTTGCTGACGGTGAACGTCCTCGCAACCTGGTATGGGCCAGTGACCGGGGGACGATCCGCGGCGAATCGCTGGTGCCGTTGTTCCCCAACCTGCCCGCCGTGGCGGCTCGCGATGTGCGGCTGCACGAACTGCTGGCCATGGTTGATGTCCTGCGGGTCGGTAACGCGCGCGAGCGTCGTGTGGTGAGCGACGTCCTGGGCCAGCGCCTGCTGTCGAGCGCGGCCGACTGACGTCAGGTGGTGGTCGGCCGGCGCGATTCGCGCCAGGCCAGATAGCCACCTTCGAGATTCACGACATCGTCACGCCCGAGCCGCTTGAGCAGACTGGCGGCAATGGCCGACCGCGCTCCCGACTGGCATTGCAGTACCAGCGTGGTGGAAGGAAGCGCGTGCCGTTGCGAAGCCAGTTGCCCCAGTGGCACATGCAGCGCGTGGGGCAAGTGTCCTTCCCGCCACTCGCTTTCGCCACGCACGTCAAGCACGGTGATCGCTTCGTCCGACCATGCTTCAAGCGATCGAACGTTCATCTGCGTCACGGTCCCTGCCTGGTGTCCCGCGTTCGTCCACGCGGCCACGGCTTCGTCGGCGTCGACCCACCCGACCACGCGGTCGAGCCCGATCAGGGCGAGGTCGTGCGCGGCGCTCACCGCCACTGGAGACACGCCTTCGCCAGCTGCCGACGGGGCCAGCAACACGATGTCGACGTCGTATGGCACGAGAGTGCCCGTATACGTGGAGAATGACCGTGAATAGGGCAGTGACAATGACGACGGAATGTGGGCGGCGGCGAAT
The Gemmatimonadaceae bacterium genome window above contains:
- a CDS encoding MarR family transcriptional regulator, encoding MAVALRLLLVPEERYEPLAEALVTSTSAVHRSVARLQLSGLCKASSRTVTRPSFLEFLVSGVRFAFPAVHGPERTGLATAWTHEDVAPLFADGERPRNLVWASDRGTIRGESLVPLFPNLPAVAARDVRLHELLAMVDVLRVGNARERRVVSDVLGQRLLSSAAD